Proteins encoded by one window of Enterococcus faecalis:
- a CDS encoding MFS transporter codes for MEKKISPNLTLFALAINAFAIGSTEFISVGLLPMIVKSFHISLSQAGLTVSLYALGVTIGAPLLTILTGKWNRRSLMLGIMLLFISGNLIAAFAPTFIILLVGRILSALAHGIFMSVSTVIAADVVPPSRRASAIAIMFTGLTVATVTGVPLGTFIGQQTAWHMSFLFIASIGLVGLIASYFLVPKNLPIPGKVDLKGITRIFTNKPLVFSFLITAFGYGGTFAAYTYLSPLLENLGFSANAVVIILVVYGVMVAIGNTVGGHWANKKPLDSLVKMFSLLILSLVFLFITVLMDNSLLGLLASLMLGLFAFMNVPGLQLYVVELAEKYVPEDITLASAFNIAAFNIGITVGSMTGGVVTDHLSVTYTPIFGGFIVLIAVLFVLYIRKQEEQKNNYL; via the coding sequence ATGGAAAAGAAAATTTCACCAAATTTAACGCTCTTTGCATTAGCTATCAATGCTTTCGCAATCGGTTCAACAGAATTTATTAGTGTGGGTTTATTACCAATGATTGTTAAAAGTTTTCATATTAGTCTTTCCCAAGCAGGTTTGACTGTTTCTTTGTACGCTTTAGGTGTGACGATTGGGGCGCCGTTATTAACAATTTTGACAGGAAAATGGAATCGTCGCTCATTAATGCTGGGGATTATGCTTCTTTTCATTAGTGGGAATTTAATTGCTGCGTTTGCGCCAACGTTTATTATTTTATTGGTAGGGCGGATACTTTCTGCATTGGCGCATGGCATTTTCATGTCTGTTTCGACTGTCATTGCCGCAGATGTTGTGCCGCCATCACGTCGTGCCAGCGCCATTGCTATTATGTTTACGGGCTTAACGGTTGCAACAGTGACTGGTGTACCTTTAGGGACGTTTATTGGGCAACAAACAGCTTGGCATATGTCCTTTCTTTTTATAGCCAGTATTGGCTTGGTGGGACTGATTGCTAGTTATTTTTTAGTTCCCAAAAATTTACCGATACCAGGGAAGGTTGACTTAAAAGGAATCACGCGGATTTTTACGAACAAACCCCTCGTTTTCTCTTTTCTAATTACTGCTTTTGGTTATGGTGGAACGTTTGCTGCATATACGTACTTGTCACCGTTATTGGAAAATTTAGGCTTTTCAGCCAACGCGGTAGTGATTATTTTAGTTGTTTATGGCGTAATGGTCGCAATTGGCAATACAGTAGGTGGTCACTGGGCAAATAAAAAACCTTTAGATTCGTTAGTAAAAATGTTTAGCTTATTAATTCTGTCCTTAGTCTTTTTATTTATTACTGTTTTAATGGATAACAGTCTTCTAGGCTTATTAGCAAGTTTGATGTTGGGTCTATTTGCCTTTATGAATGTACCTGGTTTACAACTATATGTTGTAGAATTAGCGGAAAAGTATGTTCCAGAAGATATCACTTTGGCCTCAGCTTTTAATATTGCAGCCTTTAATATTGGGATTACCGTTGGCTCAATGACAGGTGGGGTGGTCACAGATCATTTATCAGTAACATATACACCGATTTTTGGTGGTTTTATCGTGTTAATTGCTGTCTTGTTCGTACTTTATATTCGGAAGCAAGAAGAACAAAAAAACAACTATCTTTAG
- a CDS encoding winged helix-turn-helix transcriptional regulator yields the protein METRTYAIGVEATMDVIGGKWKPIILCNLRHGAMRPSDLKRGITGISQKMLTQQLRELEEDNIIERKVYNQVPPKVEYYLSDYGQSLSAVLDNLCNWGESHVAHLQEQGQEIYLKCED from the coding sequence TTGGAAACTCGTACATATGCGATTGGTGTCGAAGCAACGATGGATGTTATTGGCGGTAAATGGAAACCAATTATTCTGTGTAATTTACGGCACGGCGCCATGCGCCCCAGCGATTTAAAACGCGGTATTACTGGCATTAGTCAAAAAATGCTGACACAACAATTACGGGAACTCGAAGAAGACAACATTATCGAGCGGAAAGTTTACAACCAAGTTCCACCAAAAGTCGAATATTATTTAAGCGATTATGGTCAAAGCCTCTCTGCTGTCTTAGATAACTTATGTAATTGGGGAGAATCCCACGTGGCTCATTTGCAAGAACAAGGCCAAGAAATTTATTTAAAATGTGAAGACTAG
- the thiD gene encoding bifunctional hydroxymethylpyrimidine kinase/phosphomethylpyrimidine kinase, which yields MTEYNLTPQVVTIAGSDSGGGAGMQADLKTFQARQAFGLNIVIALTAQNTYGVQDSLPIPSSFIDAQFQSLADDFKIGAAKTGMLADSERVEAVVRNLQKVDFGPLIVDPVMVAKGGHHLLEAEAVQTIKEQLLPLATVVTPNLPEAEVLLETTIKTEQEMQTAAKKLQQLGTKNIIMKGGHSTNQQAADYVLMEDGSSFWLSAPRIVTKNTHGTGDTFSACIAAELAKGTPLEAAIVIGKQFIQGAISQAISVGHGHGPTNHWAQLTQDIQVIKA from the coding sequence ATGACCGAATATAATTTGACCCCACAAGTAGTCACGATTGCTGGTTCTGATTCTGGTGGGGGAGCTGGCATGCAAGCAGATTTAAAAACATTTCAAGCACGGCAGGCATTTGGCTTAAATATTGTCATTGCATTGACGGCACAAAATACGTATGGCGTGCAAGATAGCTTACCGATTCCTAGTTCATTTATTGATGCACAATTCCAATCACTGGCGGATGATTTTAAAATTGGGGCAGCGAAAACGGGGATGTTAGCAGATAGTGAGCGTGTCGAAGCTGTTGTTCGCAATTTGCAGAAAGTTGATTTTGGTCCGTTGATTGTCGATCCTGTAATGGTGGCTAAAGGTGGACATCATTTGTTAGAAGCCGAGGCAGTTCAAACGATTAAAGAGCAACTGTTGCCATTAGCAACGGTCGTGACACCTAATTTACCAGAAGCGGAAGTTTTACTAGAGACGACCATCAAGACAGAACAAGAAATGCAGACCGCAGCAAAAAAATTACAGCAATTGGGCACAAAAAATATTATTATGAAAGGCGGACATAGCACAAATCAACAAGCGGCTGATTATGTGTTAATGGAAGACGGTTCGAGCTTTTGGCTAAGTGCACCACGAATTGTAACGAAAAATACTCATGGAACAGGAGATACTTTTTCAGCGTGTATCGCAGCCGAATTAGCAAAAGGTACGCCGTTAGAAGCGGCGATTGTGATTGGCAAACAGTTTATACAAGGGGCCATTAGCCAAGCAATTTCTGTTGGACATGGCCACGGACCCACTAATCATTGGGCCCAATTAACGCAAGATATTCAAGTTATTAAAGCATAA
- the thiE gene encoding thiamine phosphate synthase: MREQLKVYLVTGRYDFSDTEFLNRIETACRSGVTLVQLREKEVSTRRFYELAVKVKAVTDAYQIPLIINDRVDICLAVDAAGVHIGDDELPVALVRKLVGSTKIVGVSAKTVARGVEAENEGVDYLGVGAIFPTMTKDSPLTSLQTLSEIAAAVTIPVVAIGGIKEENIEQLMGTGVAGVSLVSEIMLAEQITEKVQGLMRVTERMLEARK; encoded by the coding sequence ATGAGAGAGCAATTGAAAGTTTATTTGGTGACAGGTCGGTATGATTTTAGTGATACTGAATTTTTAAACCGAATTGAAACTGCTTGTCGCAGTGGAGTGACATTGGTCCAACTGCGCGAAAAGGAAGTGTCAACACGGCGCTTTTACGAATTAGCAGTGAAAGTTAAAGCGGTAACAGATGCGTATCAGATTCCGTTGATTATTAATGATCGTGTCGATATTTGCTTGGCAGTGGATGCGGCAGGTGTGCATATAGGGGATGATGAATTACCGGTTGCTCTTGTGCGAAAACTGGTTGGGTCCACAAAAATCGTAGGTGTTTCAGCCAAAACGGTGGCACGAGGAGTTGAAGCGGAAAACGAGGGCGTCGATTATTTAGGCGTGGGCGCAATTTTCCCCACAATGACTAAGGACAGTCCGTTAACTTCTTTGCAGACACTTTCTGAAATTGCTGCAGCAGTCACGATTCCTGTTGTGGCGATTGGTGGGATCAAAGAAGAAAATATAGAACAACTTATGGGAACGGGAGTGGCTGGTGTTTCACTGGTCAGTGAAATTATGCTGGCTGAACAGATAACCGAGAAAGTTCAAGGGTTGATGCGTGTAACGGAGCGAATGTTGGAGGCGAGAAAATGA
- a CDS encoding hydroxyethylthiazole kinase: MKTSVKFETIFPLTTAPLIQCITNEITCESMANALLYIDAKPIMADDPREFPQLFQQTSALVLNLGHLSQEREQSLLAASDYARQVNKLTVVDLVGYGASDIRNEVGEKLVHNQPTVVKGNLSEMRTFCQLVSHGRGVDGSPLDQSEEAIEELIQALRQQTQKFPQTVFLATGIQDVLVNQEQVIVLQNGVPELDCFTGTGDLVGALVAALLGEGNAPMTAAVAAVSYFNLCGEKAKTKSQGLADFRQNTLNQLSLLMKEKDWFEAVKGRVL; encoded by the coding sequence ATGAAAACAAGCGTTAAGTTTGAAACGATTTTTCCACTGACAACGGCACCATTAATTCAGTGCATTACGAATGAAATTACGTGTGAGTCTATGGCGAATGCATTACTTTATATTGATGCTAAGCCCATTATGGCAGATGATCCCCGGGAATTTCCGCAGTTGTTTCAGCAAACCAGTGCTTTGGTTTTGAATTTAGGCCATTTATCACAAGAACGAGAGCAAAGCTTGTTAGCAGCTAGTGATTATGCTCGGCAAGTGAATAAACTGACCGTAGTCGATTTAGTCGGTTATGGCGCCAGTGATATTCGAAATGAAGTCGGGGAAAAGCTGGTGCACAATCAGCCAACCGTTGTGAAAGGAAATCTTTCAGAAATGCGGACTTTTTGCCAGTTGGTGAGTCATGGCAGAGGAGTGGATGGCAGCCCTTTGGATCAAAGTGAAGAAGCAATTGAGGAACTGATTCAGGCTTTACGTCAACAAACGCAAAAGTTTCCCCAGACGGTATTTTTAGCAACAGGGATTCAAGATGTTTTGGTTAACCAAGAGCAAGTGATTGTCTTACAAAATGGCGTGCCTGAGTTGGATTGTTTCACTGGCACGGGCGATTTAGTCGGCGCATTAGTTGCCGCTTTATTAGGTGAAGGCAACGCGCCAATGACTGCGGCAGTAGCCGCAGTGAGCTATTTTAATCTTTGCGGAGAAAAAGCCAAGACTAAGAGCCAAGGGCTGGCCGATTTTCGCCAAAATACGTTAAATCAGTTATCTCTTTTAATGAAGGAGAAGGATTGGTTTGAGGCGGTGAAAGGACGAGTGCTATGA
- the thiW gene encoding energy coupling factor transporter S component ThiW, translating to MIAMDVVLSPLMRIEGMAPMSSVMNIIAGVLLGPLYGTLMALVCGLIRMTFLGIPPLALTGAVFGAFFAGLFYQWGQKLGWSMLGEIFGTGIIGSLLSYPVMVWFTGSKQNFYWFIYTPRFIGATLIGSVIAWLVLVKLKETRVFKQTQELFLGGYFYENKR from the coding sequence ATGATTGCGATGGACGTTGTATTATCGCCGTTAATGCGAATTGAGGGAATGGCCCCTATGTCCAGTGTCATGAACATTATTGCCGGAGTTTTATTAGGTCCTCTTTACGGAACGCTCATGGCACTTGTCTGCGGCTTAATCCGTATGACATTCTTAGGTATTCCGCCATTAGCGTTAACAGGTGCCGTTTTTGGCGCGTTTTTTGCTGGTTTATTTTATCAATGGGGACAAAAATTAGGCTGGTCGATGCTAGGGGAAATTTTTGGGACAGGCATCATTGGCTCGTTATTGTCCTATCCTGTAATGGTTTGGTTTACTGGCAGTAAGCAGAATTTTTATTGGTTCATTTATACACCACGATTTATTGGTGCCACACTGATTGGTTCAGTGATTGCTTGGCTTGTCTTAGTAAAACTGAAAGAAACTCGGGTATTTAAACAAACACAGGAATTATTTTTAGGAGGGTACTTTTATGAAAACAAGCGTTAA
- a CDS encoding YbaB/EbfC family nucleoid-associated protein — MMRGMGNMQGMMKQVQKMQKEMAKAQEALNEKEFIGEATNQLVTATFTGDRTMKDLTIKEDVVDPEDVDMLQDLVIMAVNDALVKIEKETEATLGKYTKGMPGF, encoded by the coding sequence ATGATGCGAGGAATGGGCAACATGCAAGGCATGATGAAACAAGTACAAAAAATGCAAAAAGAAATGGCCAAAGCGCAAGAAGCGCTAAATGAAAAAGAATTTATCGGTGAGGCAACCAATCAACTTGTGACAGCGACCTTTACTGGTGATCGCACAATGAAAGATTTGACCATTAAAGAAGACGTGGTTGATCCTGAAGACGTTGATATGTTACAAGATTTAGTCATTATGGCTGTCAACGATGCGTTAGTAAAAATTGAAAAAGAAACCGAAGCAACTTTAGGTAAATACACCAAAGGAATGCCAGGATTCTAA
- the dnaX gene encoding DNA polymerase III subunit gamma/tau, with protein sequence MAYQALYRVWRSQRFDDVVGQKAITQTLKNAIVQKKTSHAYLFTGPRGTGKTSAAKIFAKAINCKHSQDGEPCNVCETCVAITEGRLNDVIEIDAASNNGVEEIRDIRDKAKYAPTQAEYKVYIIDEVHMLSTGAFNALLKTLEEPPQNVIFILATTEPHKIPLTIISRTQRFDFKRISTQDIVDHMAHIMQEMALDYEEQALYVIGRAAEGGMRDALSILDQTISFSDEKVTLEDAMQVTGSLTYEMMDHYIQCCVAGDVERALEGLESILGEGKEARRFLEDLLLYCRDLLMYQQAPKLLAEKAGTLTEAFKELATQTPAEKIYQLIQILSDTQNEIRFTNNANIYLEVATVKLAKTVQPNKHNTPETANQDGSAEGNPELADLQNQIGQLKKELAELKKHGVAAKEADAPRQQARPQAPKSSFRVPTERVYQVLNEATRTHLMNVKNVWEDLLQTLSVTQRAMLKASEPVAASPKGIVVAFDYEIVCARATDDEEMQLAFNNNLSRLMDYTPEMVCITRESWPKLRQSFINQNQGSLNHSEPENEMARLADEPPVTNEHSQENPVVDEAIAMFGEELVEVLDD encoded by the coding sequence ATGGCTTATCAAGCACTTTATCGGGTCTGGCGTTCACAACGTTTCGATGACGTAGTAGGACAAAAAGCAATTACTCAGACACTGAAAAATGCGATAGTGCAAAAGAAAACATCTCATGCCTATTTATTTACTGGCCCTCGTGGTACAGGTAAAACCAGTGCCGCAAAAATTTTTGCTAAAGCGATTAACTGTAAACATAGTCAAGATGGTGAACCTTGTAATGTTTGTGAAACCTGTGTAGCCATTACGGAAGGTCGTTTAAATGATGTCATTGAAATTGATGCGGCGAGTAATAATGGCGTGGAAGAAATCCGTGATATTCGTGATAAAGCAAAGTATGCACCGACACAAGCAGAGTACAAAGTTTATATTATTGATGAAGTTCATATGCTATCAACTGGCGCGTTCAATGCACTTTTAAAAACCTTGGAAGAACCACCACAAAATGTTATTTTTATCTTAGCAACGACTGAACCACACAAGATTCCGTTAACGATTATCTCACGGACGCAACGCTTTGATTTTAAGCGAATTAGTACGCAAGATATCGTCGATCATATGGCCCATATCATGCAGGAAATGGCTCTCGATTATGAGGAACAAGCCCTTTATGTGATTGGGCGTGCTGCGGAAGGTGGGATGCGAGATGCCTTGAGTATCTTGGATCAAACGATTTCATTTAGTGATGAAAAAGTAACACTGGAAGATGCAATGCAAGTGACAGGCAGCCTAACCTATGAAATGATGGATCATTATATTCAGTGTTGTGTCGCCGGTGATGTTGAACGAGCATTAGAAGGCTTGGAAAGTATTTTAGGCGAAGGCAAAGAAGCGCGCCGTTTCTTAGAAGATTTGTTATTATATTGTCGAGATTTACTGATGTATCAGCAAGCACCGAAGTTATTAGCAGAAAAAGCAGGAACTTTGACAGAAGCATTTAAGGAACTAGCTACACAAACACCTGCTGAAAAAATCTACCAACTAATCCAAATTTTAAGTGACACACAAAATGAGATCCGCTTTACCAACAATGCGAATATCTATCTGGAAGTAGCCACTGTCAAATTAGCTAAAACGGTGCAACCCAATAAACACAACACGCCAGAAACAGCTAATCAAGATGGTAGTGCAGAGGGAAATCCAGAATTAGCAGATTTACAAAATCAAATCGGGCAACTGAAGAAAGAACTGGCTGAATTAAAGAAACACGGTGTAGCTGCTAAAGAAGCAGATGCGCCACGTCAACAAGCACGACCACAAGCGCCAAAAAGTTCGTTCCGTGTACCCACAGAACGGGTATATCAAGTCTTAAACGAAGCGACTAGAACACATTTAATGAATGTGAAAAATGTCTGGGAAGACTTACTGCAAACATTATCTGTGACTCAACGAGCGATGCTAAAGGCTAGTGAACCTGTCGCAGCGAGTCCTAAGGGCATCGTGGTGGCATTTGACTATGAGATTGTTTGTGCTCGTGCAACAGACGATGAAGAGATGCAGTTAGCTTTCAATAATAATTTAAGCCGTTTGATGGACTATACACCAGAGATGGTCTGCATTACTAGAGAAAGCTGGCCAAAACTAAGACAAAGTTTTATTAACCAAAATCAGGGCAGTTTGAATCATTCTGAACCTGAAAATGAAATGGCTCGTCTAGCGGACGAACCGCCTGTAACAAATGAACATTCACAAGAAAATCCAGTAGTAGATGAAGCAATCGCTATGTTTGGTGAAGAGCTTGTCGAAGTACTAGATGATTAA
- a CDS encoding UDP-glucose--hexose-1-phosphate uridylyltransferase, whose amino-acid sequence MDIKKSNRRNESMTTSQMIADFTTLAIQAGGWMELDRLYLQNRLLSMIGEQELGEVDIRPVATPAADLAEQLCQIASANQLVKTEQQKEQFMVQLMDLLTPPPSVVNAFFAQHYAKEPQEATEYFYQLCQKNGTVIEQEEPVVFSTVYGDFLANKVHSEAPKATLSAQSYPRCEWCMATEGYQGSQQFPATTNHRVIRMNLDGESWGFSFVKQAQYQQQGVIAFEKHQAAKRSIKTFQQLLKIVEVFPHYFAGIDADFEQNEHVYYQTGLQQFPLAEASISEYVELANYPLINAGMVNWPVATFRLEGPNALEVAQAANDIFEQWQMLKLPTDEIQIVARRKELLYVMDLIFSRPQAKPSLTLAEVQGLTTWNNQKTQALETIASAYQQRLKEASAFAETSEGKAAFLAMVAPVTH is encoded by the coding sequence ATGGATATCAAGAAAAGTAATAGGAGGAATGAATCGATGACCACGAGTCAAATGATTGCCGATTTTACCACACTTGCTATTCAAGCAGGTGGTTGGATGGAGTTGGATCGCTTATATCTTCAGAACCGTTTATTATCAATGATTGGTGAACAAGAATTAGGCGAAGTAGACATACGGCCTGTGGCAACACCCGCCGCTGATTTGGCGGAACAATTGTGTCAAATTGCGAGTGCCAACCAACTTGTAAAAACAGAGCAACAAAAAGAACAGTTCATGGTGCAATTGATGGATTTGTTGACACCGCCACCTTCTGTGGTTAATGCTTTTTTTGCACAACATTATGCCAAAGAGCCACAAGAGGCTACCGAGTATTTTTACCAACTTTGTCAAAAAAACGGTACGGTCATTGAACAGGAAGAACCTGTTGTTTTTTCAACAGTCTATGGTGATTTTTTAGCAAATAAGGTCCACAGTGAGGCGCCAAAAGCAACGCTCTCTGCACAAAGCTATCCCCGCTGTGAATGGTGCATGGCAACAGAAGGCTACCAGGGAAGTCAGCAATTTCCTGCGACTACGAACCATCGAGTGATTCGAATGAACTTAGATGGCGAAAGCTGGGGGTTTTCCTTTGTAAAACAGGCACAATATCAGCAACAAGGTGTGATTGCGTTTGAAAAACATCAGGCAGCGAAACGTTCAATTAAGACTTTTCAGCAATTGTTGAAAATTGTTGAGGTCTTTCCTCATTATTTTGCTGGGATTGATGCTGACTTTGAACAAAATGAGCATGTCTATTATCAAACGGGTTTGCAACAATTTCCATTAGCCGAAGCGAGCATTTCAGAATATGTTGAGTTAGCTAACTATCCTTTAATCAACGCAGGAATGGTGAATTGGCCAGTTGCGACATTTCGCCTAGAGGGACCGAATGCGTTAGAAGTTGCCCAAGCCGCAAATGATATTTTTGAGCAATGGCAAATGCTAAAACTGCCAACGGATGAGATACAAATCGTTGCCCGACGAAAAGAACTTTTATATGTCATGGACTTAATTTTTAGTCGACCTCAAGCAAAGCCTTCGTTAACGTTAGCAGAAGTCCAAGGTTTAACGACTTGGAACAACCAGAAAACGCAGGCACTTGAAACTATCGCTTCAGCGTATCAACAGCGATTAAAAGAAGCCAGTGCGTTTGCAGAAACAAGTGAAGGAAAAGCGGCTTTTTTAGCAATGGTTGCGCCAGTGACTCATTAA
- the galE gene encoding UDP-glucose 4-epimerase GalE: MSILVLGGAGYIGSHAVDQLISKGYAVIVVDNLLTGHRSAVHEQATFYEGDIRDKAFLRSVFEKESIEGVLHFAANSLVGESVEKPLMYFNNNVHGTQIALEVMQEFGVKHIVFSSTAATYGEPKAMPITEETPTNPKNPYGESKLMMEKIMKWCDNAYEMKYVALRYFNVAGAKKDASIGEDHTPETHIVPIILQVALGQRAELSIFGDDYDTPDGTCIRDYVYIEDLIAAHILALEYLKNGGESDVFNLGSNNGYSVKEMLDAAREVTGQEIPATIAPRRAGDPSTLIASSEKAKRVLGWQPEVTEVKDIIATAWQWHQAHPHGYQEK, translated from the coding sequence ATGTCTATTTTAGTATTAGGTGGCGCAGGCTACATTGGCTCACATGCCGTCGATCAATTAATTTCAAAAGGATATGCCGTTATTGTTGTTGATAATTTATTAACGGGACATCGTTCAGCAGTTCATGAACAAGCGACTTTCTATGAAGGCGATATTCGTGATAAAGCTTTTTTACGTAGCGTCTTTGAAAAGGAATCAATTGAAGGGGTGTTGCACTTTGCGGCCAATTCTTTAGTAGGAGAATCCGTGGAGAAACCGTTAATGTATTTCAATAACAATGTTCACGGCACTCAAATTGCGTTGGAAGTCATGCAAGAATTCGGGGTGAAACACATTGTTTTTTCTTCCACAGCGGCCACTTATGGCGAACCAAAAGCAATGCCTATTACAGAAGAAACCCCAACGAATCCTAAAAATCCGTATGGGGAAAGTAAATTAATGATGGAAAAAATCATGAAATGGTGCGACAACGCTTATGAAATGAAATATGTTGCTTTGCGTTATTTTAATGTTGCAGGAGCAAAAAAAGATGCCTCAATTGGTGAGGATCACACGCCAGAAACGCATATTGTGCCAATTATTTTACAAGTGGCATTAGGCCAACGAGCAGAGCTAAGTATTTTTGGGGATGATTATGATACACCAGATGGCACGTGCATTCGAGATTATGTTTACATTGAAGACTTGATTGCAGCACATATTTTGGCTTTAGAATACTTGAAAAATGGCGGCGAAAGTGACGTCTTTAACCTGGGAAGCAACAACGGCTATTCTGTTAAAGAAATGTTAGATGCTGCTCGCGAAGTGACAGGCCAAGAAATTCCTGCAACAATCGCGCCACGCCGAGCAGGGGATCCTAGTACGTTAATTGCTTCTAGTGAAAAAGCCAAACGAGTTTTAGGCTGGCAACCAGAAGTAACTGAGGTCAAGGACATTATCGCCACCGCTTGGCAATGGCACCAAGCTCATCCACATGGATATCAAGAAAAGTAA